A single genomic interval of Prionailurus viverrinus isolate Anna chromosome A2, UM_Priviv_1.0, whole genome shotgun sequence harbors:
- the NCKIPSD gene encoding NCK-interacting protein with SH3 domain isoform X2 codes for MRDGGKYSLEQRGVLQKLIHHRKETLSRRGPSASSPAAMTPSTSDHHLDAAAARQPNGTCRAGFERQHSLPSSEYLGADGGLYQIPPQPRRAAPAMPPPPVKRRDREALVASGSGGRNTTPSGGSSVSSGSSVSSTSLDTLCTGSSSSELGPSCSPTPPPVPRRGTHTTVSQAQPPPSKVPAPEPPTEEVAVDTTSAPDELEALGALNLGTTEEKVVAETAVPKTIGAELMELVRRNTGLSHELCRVAIGVVVGHIQASVPASSPIMEQVLLSLVEGKDLSTALPSGQVCHDQQRLEVIFADLARRKDDAQQRSWALYEDEGVIRCYLEELLHILTDADPEVCKKMCKRNEFESVLALVAYYQMEHRVSLRLLLLKCFGAMCSLDAAIISTLVSSVLPVELARDMQTDTQDHQKLCYSALILAMVFSMGEAVPYAHYEHLGTPFAQFLLSIVEDGLPLDTTEQLPDLCMNLLLALNLHLPAPDQNVIMTALSKHSNVKIFSEKLLLLLNRGDDPVRIFKHEPQPPHSILKFLQDVFASPATAAIFYHTDMMALIDITVRHIADLSPGDKLRVEYLSLMHAVIRTTPYLQHRHRLPDLQATLRRILTEEEASPQGQMDRMIVREMCKEFPVLGEDPS; via the exons ATGCGGGATGGTGGCAAGTACAGCCTGGAGCAGCGTGGAGTCCTTCA GAAGCTGATCCACCACCGGAAAGAGACTCTGTCCCGCAGAGGCCCCTCAGCCTCCAGCCCTGCAGCTATGACCCCATCCACCAGTGACCACCATCTGGACGCTGCTGCTGCCAGGCAGCCCAATGGGACGTGTCGAGCTGGGTTTGAGCGGCAGCACAGCCTCCCTAGTTCCGAGTATCTCGGGGCGGACGGAGGCCTCTACCAG ATCCCACCACAGCCTCGCCGAGCAGCACCCGCCATGCCACCTCCACCTGTGAAGCGCCGAGACCGTGAGGCCCTGGTGGCCTCAGGCAGTG GCGGCCGCAACACCACGCCCTCCGGGGGCAGTTCTGTGTCCAGCGGCTCCTCAGTCAGCAGCACCTCCCTTGACACGCTCTGTACCGGCTCTAGCTCGTCTGAGCTGGGCCCCAGCTGCTCACCCACGCCCCCACCTGTGCCCCGCCGAGGCACTCACACCACTGTGTCCCAAgctcagccccctccctccaAGGTGCCAGCCCCTGAGCCCCCTACAGAGGAGGTGGCAGTTGATACAACCTCAGCCCCTGATGAGCTGGAGGCCCTGGGTGCGCTGAACCTGGGGACTACAGAGGAGAAGGTGGTGGCCGAGACTGCTGTGCCCAAGACCATCGGGGCAGAGCTGATGGAGCTCGTGCGGAGAAACACCGGCCTGAGCCACGAGCTATGCCGTGTGGCTATTGGCGTCGTGGTGGGTCACATCCAGGCCTCTGTGCCGGCCAGCTCGCCTATCATGGAGCAGGTCCTCCTCTCGCTGGTAGAGGGCAAG GACCTGAGCACTGCCCTGCCCTCAGGGCAAGTCTGCCATGACCAGCAGCGGCTGGAGGTGATCTTTGCAGACCTGGCTCGGCGCAAGGACGATGCCCAACAGCGCAGCTGGGCCCTGTACGAGGATGAAGGGGTCATCCGCTGCTACCTGGAGGAGCTGCTGCATATTCTG ACGGATGCAGACCCCGAAGTTTGCAAGAAAATGTGCAAGAGAAATGAGTTCGAGTCTGTCCTGGCCTTGGTGGCCTACTACCAAATG GAGCACCGGGTGTCCCTGCGGCTGCTGCTCCTCAAGTGCTTTGGTGCCATGTGCAGCCTGGATGCAGCCATCATCTCCACACTCGTGTCGTCTGTGCTGCCTGTGGAGCTGGCACGGGACATGCAGACAGACACGCAGG ATCACCAGAAACTCTGTTACTCCGCCCTCATCCTGGCCATGGTCTTCTCCATGGGGGAGGCAGTGCCATATGCGCACTATG AGCACCTGGGCACACCCTTTGCCCAGTTCCTGCTGAGCATCGTCGAGGATGGGCTGCCCCTGGACACCACAGAACAGCTGCCCGATCTCTGCATGAACCTGCTTCTGGCTCTCAACTTGCACCTGCCAG CCCCTGACCAGAACGTCATCATGACCGCCCTGAGCAAACACTCCAACGTCAAGATCTTCTCCGAGAAGCTTCTCTTGCTCCTGAACAGAGGAG ATGACCCCGTGCGCATCTTCAAACATGAGCCGCAGCCGCCACACTCCATCCTCAAGTTCCTGCAGGACGTGTTCGCCAGCCCCGCCACGGCTGCCATCTTCTACCACACAGACATGATGGCACTCATTGACATCACCGTGCGCCACATCGCGGACCTGTCGCCCGGAGACAAG CTTCGCGTAGAGTACCTCTCCCTGATGCACGCCGTCATCCGCACCACACCCTACCTGCAGCACCGCCACCGGCTGCCCGACCTGCAGGCCACACTGCGCCGCATCCTGACTGAAGAGGAAGCCTCGCCCCAGGGCCAGATGGACCGCATGATTGTCCGAGAGATGTGCAAGGAATTCCCAGTGCTGGGCGAGGACCCCAGCTAG
- the NCKIPSD gene encoding NCK-interacting protein with SH3 domain isoform X1: protein MYRALYAFRSAEPNALAFAAGETFLVLERSSAHWWLAARARSGETGYVPPAYLRRLQGLEQDVLQAIDRAIEAVHNAAMRDGGKYSLEQRGVLQKLIHHRKETLSRRGPSASSPAAMTPSTSDHHLDAAAARQPNGTCRAGFERQHSLPSSEYLGADGGLYQIPPQPRRAAPAMPPPPVKRRDREALVASGSGGRNTTPSGGSSVSSGSSVSSTSLDTLCTGSSSSELGPSCSPTPPPVPRRGTHTTVSQAQPPPSKVPAPEPPTEEVAVDTTSAPDELEALGALNLGTTEEKVVAETAVPKTIGAELMELVRRNTGLSHELCRVAIGVVVGHIQASVPASSPIMEQVLLSLVEGKDLSTALPSGQVCHDQQRLEVIFADLARRKDDAQQRSWALYEDEGVIRCYLEELLHILTDADPEVCKKMCKRNEFESVLALVAYYQMEHRVSLRLLLLKCFGAMCSLDAAIISTLVSSVLPVELARDMQTDTQDHQKLCYSALILAMVFSMGEAVPYAHYEHLGTPFAQFLLSIVEDGLPLDTTEQLPDLCMNLLLALNLHLPAPDQNVIMTALSKHSNVKIFSEKLLLLLNRGDDPVRIFKHEPQPPHSILKFLQDVFASPATAAIFYHTDMMALIDITVRHIADLSPGDKLRVEYLSLMHAVIRTTPYLQHRHRLPDLQATLRRILTEEEASPQGQMDRMIVREMCKEFPVLGEDPS from the exons atGTATCGCGCGCTCTACGCGTTCCGCTCGGCGGAGCCCAACGCGCTGGCGTTCGCCGCGGGCGAGACCTTCCTGGTGCTGGAGCGCAGCAGCGCGCACTGGTGGCTGGCGGCGCGGGCGCGCAGTGGCGAGACGGGCTACGTGCCGCCCGCCTACCTGCGCCGCCTGCAG GGCCTGGAGCAAGATGTCCTCCAAGCCATTGACCGGGCCATTGAGGCTGTGCACAATGCAGCCATGCGGGATGGTGGCAAGTACAGCCTGGAGCAGCGTGGAGTCCTTCA GAAGCTGATCCACCACCGGAAAGAGACTCTGTCCCGCAGAGGCCCCTCAGCCTCCAGCCCTGCAGCTATGACCCCATCCACCAGTGACCACCATCTGGACGCTGCTGCTGCCAGGCAGCCCAATGGGACGTGTCGAGCTGGGTTTGAGCGGCAGCACAGCCTCCCTAGTTCCGAGTATCTCGGGGCGGACGGAGGCCTCTACCAG ATCCCACCACAGCCTCGCCGAGCAGCACCCGCCATGCCACCTCCACCTGTGAAGCGCCGAGACCGTGAGGCCCTGGTGGCCTCAGGCAGTG GCGGCCGCAACACCACGCCCTCCGGGGGCAGTTCTGTGTCCAGCGGCTCCTCAGTCAGCAGCACCTCCCTTGACACGCTCTGTACCGGCTCTAGCTCGTCTGAGCTGGGCCCCAGCTGCTCACCCACGCCCCCACCTGTGCCCCGCCGAGGCACTCACACCACTGTGTCCCAAgctcagccccctccctccaAGGTGCCAGCCCCTGAGCCCCCTACAGAGGAGGTGGCAGTTGATACAACCTCAGCCCCTGATGAGCTGGAGGCCCTGGGTGCGCTGAACCTGGGGACTACAGAGGAGAAGGTGGTGGCCGAGACTGCTGTGCCCAAGACCATCGGGGCAGAGCTGATGGAGCTCGTGCGGAGAAACACCGGCCTGAGCCACGAGCTATGCCGTGTGGCTATTGGCGTCGTGGTGGGTCACATCCAGGCCTCTGTGCCGGCCAGCTCGCCTATCATGGAGCAGGTCCTCCTCTCGCTGGTAGAGGGCAAG GACCTGAGCACTGCCCTGCCCTCAGGGCAAGTCTGCCATGACCAGCAGCGGCTGGAGGTGATCTTTGCAGACCTGGCTCGGCGCAAGGACGATGCCCAACAGCGCAGCTGGGCCCTGTACGAGGATGAAGGGGTCATCCGCTGCTACCTGGAGGAGCTGCTGCATATTCTG ACGGATGCAGACCCCGAAGTTTGCAAGAAAATGTGCAAGAGAAATGAGTTCGAGTCTGTCCTGGCCTTGGTGGCCTACTACCAAATG GAGCACCGGGTGTCCCTGCGGCTGCTGCTCCTCAAGTGCTTTGGTGCCATGTGCAGCCTGGATGCAGCCATCATCTCCACACTCGTGTCGTCTGTGCTGCCTGTGGAGCTGGCACGGGACATGCAGACAGACACGCAGG ATCACCAGAAACTCTGTTACTCCGCCCTCATCCTGGCCATGGTCTTCTCCATGGGGGAGGCAGTGCCATATGCGCACTATG AGCACCTGGGCACACCCTTTGCCCAGTTCCTGCTGAGCATCGTCGAGGATGGGCTGCCCCTGGACACCACAGAACAGCTGCCCGATCTCTGCATGAACCTGCTTCTGGCTCTCAACTTGCACCTGCCAG CCCCTGACCAGAACGTCATCATGACCGCCCTGAGCAAACACTCCAACGTCAAGATCTTCTCCGAGAAGCTTCTCTTGCTCCTGAACAGAGGAG ATGACCCCGTGCGCATCTTCAAACATGAGCCGCAGCCGCCACACTCCATCCTCAAGTTCCTGCAGGACGTGTTCGCCAGCCCCGCCACGGCTGCCATCTTCTACCACACAGACATGATGGCACTCATTGACATCACCGTGCGCCACATCGCGGACCTGTCGCCCGGAGACAAG CTTCGCGTAGAGTACCTCTCCCTGATGCACGCCGTCATCCGCACCACACCCTACCTGCAGCACCGCCACCGGCTGCCCGACCTGCAGGCCACACTGCGCCGCATCCTGACTGAAGAGGAAGCCTCGCCCCAGGGCCAGATGGACCGCATGATTGTCCGAGAGATGTGCAAGGAATTCCCAGTGCTGGGCGAGGACCCCAGCTAG
- the IP6K2 gene encoding inositol hexakisphosphate kinase 2 — MSPAFRAMDVEPRTKGVLLEPFVHQVGGHSCVLRFNETTLCKPLVPREHQFYETLPAEMRKFTPQYKGVVSVRFEEDEDRNLCLIAYPLKGDHGIVDSVDNSDCEPKSKLLRWTNKKHHVLETEKSPKDWVRQHRKEEKMKSHKLEEEFEWLKKSEVLYYSVEKKGNVSSQLKHYNPWSMKCHQQQLQRMKENAKHRNQYKFILLENLTSRYEVPCVLDLKMGTRQHGDDASEEKAANQIRKCQQSTSAVIGVRVCGMQVYQAGSGQLMFMNKYHGRKLSVQGFKEALFQFFHNGRYLRRELLGPVLKKLAELKAILERQESYRFYSSSLLVIYDGKEWPEVALDSDAEDLEDLSEESADESAGAYAYKPIGTSSVDVRMIDFAHTTCRLYGEDSVVHEGQDAGYIFGLQSLIDIVTEISEESGE; from the exons ATGAGCCCAGCCTTCAGGGCCATGGACGTGGAGCCCCGCACCAAGGGCGTCCTGCTGGAGCCCTTTGTCCACCAGGTCGGGGGGCACTCATGCGTGCTCCGCTTCAATGAGACGACCCTATGCAAGCCCCTGGTTCCGAGGGAGCACCAGTTCTACGAGACCCTCCCAGCTGAGATGCGCAAATTCACTCCCCAGTACAAAG GTGTGGTATCAGTTCGCTTTGAAGAAGATGAAGACAGGAACTTGTGTTTAATAGCATATCCATTAAAAGGGGACCACGGAATTGTGGACAGTGTAGACAATTCAGACTGTGAACCAAAAAGTAAGCTTCTGAGGtggacaaacaaaaaacatcacgtcctagagacagaaaagagCCCCAAGGACTGGGTGAGACAGCACCGGAAAGAGGAGAAGATGAAAAG CCATAAGTTAGAAGAAGAATTTGAGTGGCTAAAGAAATCTGAAGTCTTGTACTACAGCGTAGAGAAAAAGGGGAATGTCAGTTCCCAGCTTAAACACTATAACCCCTGGAGCATGAAGTGTCACCAGCAACAGTTACAGAGAATGAAGGAGAATGCAAAACATCGGAACCAATACA AATTCATCTTACTGGAAAATCTGACTTCCCGCTATGAGGTGCCTTGTGTCCTGGACCTCAAGATGGGTACCCGCCAGCATGGTGATGATGCTTCAGAGGAGAAGGCAGCCAACCAGATCCGCAAGTGCCAGCAGAGCACATCTGCTGTCATCGGTGTCCGTGTGTGTGGCATGCAG GTGTACCAGGCAGGGAGTGGGCAGCTTATGTTCATGAACAAGTACCACGGACgaaagctgtcagtgcagggcttcAAGGAGGCacttttccaatttttccacaatGGTCGGTATCTGCGCCGTGAACTCCTGGGCCCTGTGCTTAAGAAGCTGGCTGAGCTCAAAGCCATTTTGGAGCGACAGGAGTCCTACCGCTTCTACTCAAGCTCCCTATTGGTCATCTATGATGGCAAAGAATGGCCTGAGGTGGCCCTGGACTCAGATGCTGAGGACTTGGAGGACCTGTCTGAAGAGTCAGCTGACGAGTCTGCAGGTGCCTATGCCTACAAGCCCATCGGCACCAGCTCAGTGGACGTGCGCATGATCGACTTTGCACACACCACCTGCAGGCTGTATGGCGAGGACAGCGTGGTACATGAGGGCCAGGATGCTGGCTATATCTTCGGGCTCCAGAGCCTCATAGACATTGTCACAGAGATAAGCGAGGAAAGTGGGGAGTGA